The following proteins are encoded in a genomic region of Syngnathoides biaculeatus isolate LvHL_M chromosome 15, ASM1980259v1, whole genome shotgun sequence:
- the id2a gene encoding DNA-binding protein inhibitor ID-2a codes for MKAISPVRSFRKNTAALSEHSLGLSRSKTPVDDPLSLLYNMNDCYSKLKELVPSIPQNKNVSKMEILQHVIDYILDLQIALDSNVALGSNLHHPARPGQGAPPLPPPPAASRTPLTTLNTDISILSLQSPELPSELTTDDSRTLHR; via the exons atgaaagcaatAAGCCCCGTTCGGTCCTTCCGGAAGAACACCGCCGCCTTGTCGGAGCACTCGCTGGGTCTGTCGCGGAGCAAGACCCCGGTGGACGACCCGCTGAGTCTGCTGTACAACATGAACGACTGCTACTCCAAGCTCAAGGAGCTGGTGCCCAGCATCCCGCAGAACAAGAACGTCAGCAAGATGGAAATCCTGCAGCACGTCATCGACTACATCCTGGACCTGCAGATCGCGCTCGACTCCAACGTCGCGCTGGGCTCGAACCTGCATCACCCCGCGCGGCCGGGCCAGGgggctcctcctcttcctcctcctccggccGCATCCAGGACCCCGCTGACCACCCTCAACACGGACATCAGCATCCTCTCGCTACAG tcTCCCGAGTTGCCATCCGAGCTGACGACAGATGACAGCCGGACTCTGCATCGCTAA